GAACTATTGATTATTAAGTTTTCATCCGAGTAATCGTAAGAATCGGTTGTTCCAATCAACTCAGTACCTACAAAATCTTCGTTGAGAAGAAAGTCCTGTCGAATTAAATAGCTTGTCATGTGTTTCCtaaaatattgttatttAGGCTTCTCATTAATAAAGATCACTTACAGGTCTCCTCCAGTCCATTGTTTTAGGATGTCTGCTCTCCTTTTCTCACCAGTTGGACGACGCAAAAATGTTCCTTTCGGTACGAAGGCAACACAATCAAGTATGATTTCATGTGCTGCCAAAGCCGTAGCAACAATAATTGGTATTAGGCTAGCGAATTTTTGCTGACTATGTACTTCCAGAAGAATTACTACGGATCCTGACGCTTGAAATAATATGCTGTGACATTAGCCTCTATAGTTTGTGATGCTACTTACCACCCATCTGTGCAAATGTTGGGATGCACTAATTCGATTGTTTCTTCAATATCCTTTACGGAATGGTTAAGCCCGTTTAATTCGAGCGTATTCCATATGAAATCTAAAGTATATAAAACTGGAACTTTTTCCATATTCTGgtcttttttcttcaaatgatGAATGAAACCTAACTGCCCTGTTCTCGAATAGCTCTTTTTATCTAATGTCTCTTGCACTAGAAGCTCGCATCCAGAGTTGAGTTCGTTGTTTTCACAATATGAGCCGTGCTTTCCGTTAATCCAAATTTCTCCAATTTCTCCTTCTTGACAtatgtatttttcttcaggGTGAACTATGCATATTTCATTGTATAATGTGCTCTATATTAATTAGTAAATTGCTGCCTAATACTTTTCACGTACAGTTCCGGACCCATAAAGGAGTGGTTGTCTGTTTCTTAGGACATCCTCTCTTACGTTTACGAGACCGCTTCTTAGCTGATTGGCATCAAAGTaatccttcattttttccatGCTCGAATCCGCATTCCAACAAACGAAAGGATTGATCGGATGAGAGTATGCCAATTTTACCTTGTTGGGAGCTAGTCCAATTCTGGCGATATCTTCAATTATACTATTAACTAGGTCTTGTTAGTAAATGCGTCTTTCTGTTTTCCTACTTACCTCTAGAACTTATTGGTCTGTCGTAGCAAGGCACAATAATGCTTGACAAAGTGGAGTTAATAACAATGCTATTACAACCTTGAGCTgttgaaaagcttttctGACAAATGTTAAGTGGAATCATAACCTTTGATAAAGAGTTTTGCTCGATAGCCTCAAAAAGCAGGCTACCATTGTTACATAAgttttcttgttttatcaataaaGTTGGTACTCCTATAATATGcgttaattatttttttcacattttgaaaatatttaccTGCATATACTCCAAGCAAGGCAGTATGCAATAGGCCCATTCCACTTGAGAATTCAATCCCACCAATGATtggtttttcttcatttccaattacaaattctttttgttcATGGCAAAATGCCAGAAGACTAGAATGAGAAAATTGCGTTGGGATGATGGAACCATCTTCCAGCTTATTAATACTAATTAGCGCGACTTTCCCTTTATTATTCAATTCCCCCGGGGTTATTAGATTCAATGCTTTTTTTGCACGTTTTGAAATGGGGATTCCAGTagtttcaaatattttgggTGCCTTCATGTTGAGGTCAATGCAAGTTTGTTGAAAGTGATTTGAAATATCCCTGGATTTTAAAGATATAAGAACTTTATGATCAACAAGGATTGCTTCCACATTGAAGGcctttgcaatttttgTGAATTCTTCTATTTCCCCAATCAATTGTGATATTTCACGAATTTGAAACGGTATTGGTATCACCCCTAGGTGAAAGCAGCTATGTATGCTGATCAAAAACTCTAATGGGTCGTaataaagaagtaaaatatGTGATCTTGCTTTAGCTTTAACTGATAACTGCATATATTCAACATGAGATGCAACTTTCAGCTCAAAATGGGCCCAAGTCAACTctacttttgttttttcgaTAGCATTAAAGGTTAATATGGCAGGTGAAGTTGGTGTCTTTGCAGAtttggtttttaaaaagtcaaGGATAGTAAAGTGATTAAGCAGATTTTCTCGTGCTTTACTAACTTTGTTTTGATGCTTGTACGGATCCATCTTTTGTTTAACATTTAAAGAGATAATCTCTCTATGATGTTTGGAGGCATCTTTTGACCAAATTCCTTTtgaattgtttaaattaattttagaTTTTGGTAATGCTGAATCCATGAAAAACCTAACATAGGATACAGGAAGATTTCCTGACAAAAAGGCCAGTTTACACTTATTCGTGTTGATTGCTTGGATTCCCATATACCTGGATCGAGGTAATGATTTGTAAGGAGCAATAAGTATGCTTAGGACATCTAATTTGAATATGTCTTGAGTGACTTGGAAGCTGCTCTCTGTTATTTTTACCAACTCTGAGAACAAATCTCTTCCTTTAAGCCGATTATTTCGAATTAACGAACGCTTAATAATTGGACTTTCAAGTACTAAAACGGAGTAAACTGCTTTGTCGATTTCTATTTCAAAGGCGACACCATCAAAAATTTCGGGAACATATTtcatgatttttttaatcaagtAATGAGAATAGTGtacatatttttcttccattAACTTATCAGCGACCATTGTTTTCCGATATTGCCTGATTTGTTCATCTTTGTTTCCAAGAACAAAAATCTTTTCGTTATGCAAAAATCCTTTTAGACCACTATCCATGAATGAgttattcttttcaaatttattttcttggTTGTTTTCGTAATCAGTTAATTGTTCCCCTTGTGGGTTGTTAATCACGCTAGCAGCTTTCAACTTAGGAAGACAATCAGAATAAACCCAAATTTCTCCAACTTCACCAACTTTGCATATATTCTTCGAATCTTCATTAACAACTGCCACTGATGCCTCAGGGATTGGATACCAAAAGGGAGACATGCAAAGGACTTCGTTAGGAGAATATTTTCGGATATCTAGAAATGGAACAATTTCcactttttccttttctattGAACTCTTTAATACCAAGATCTCTTGATAACAAGTATCGGCCATTTGCCGTTCATGTTTCTGTCTGTTGGTGTAACTGATCATCCAGTCTTTGAATGAAATAGGTATTCCACCAAACTTTCGCAAACATAATATCGGAGTGATTACCTCTTTGGAATTATTGGTACCTAAAGGTTGCAACCACCTATCTGAGACTATAATGTTGAATTCCGGGTCTACTACTTCGCATTCAACCATACACAACTTCAAGGACGAAAGGTTCGGtgtataattttttttaaatgaaagtGTAGATTTAGGATCCTC
This portion of the Schizosaccharomyces pombe strain 972h- genome assembly, chromosome: I genome encodes:
- the mug62 gene encoding putative AMP binding enzyme, which encodes MSLKSFFNFNKKTKLHDIEEDVISEIGSAGSALRTDAHMLKANDVYYKSETDSHTVLRFMKPSENEKIHPVRHSKYEDKSKLPFETIPDPVLKYVKRARDAELQPQLAKVSQKLFADISTATAAEKLQFTVPRRARFEINDPRNPTFSMMALQDIISVLEYRRNKNPTSTAHICIDKKGKEAVSYSWDKILNRAKQFASVAQNHVGLKPGTRVILYYRKSEASEYIISIFGCLLLGIVVIPLSPSSSSESLKLVVNEEKVRVAFTTEATYRIFIKDTEVNNAKSLAWWKSNDFTNYKFEQIKQYRMRANDTVLIDYTFSSSTYNDIKAVYTTKTFLSQMRNLTSSMITNPARQAGWKLHNFEDSKDVLITNFHPSMPLGLIMGVFNSVFAGYCTIFCDEEVLKTPGLLAYLITKYRCTYSLFDYAGLKQTVYNYQEDPKSTLSFKKNYTPNLSSLKLCMVECEVVDPEFNIIVSDRWLQPLGTNNSKEVITPILCLRKFGGIPISFKDWMISYTNRQKHERQMADTCYQEILVLKSSIEKEKVEIVPFLDIRKYSPNEVLCMSPFWYPIPEASVAVVNEDSKNICKVGEVGEIWVYSDCLPKLKAASVINNPQGEQLTDYENNQENKFEKNNSFMDSGLKGFLHNEKIFVLGNKDEQIRQYRKTMVADKLMEEKYVHYSHYLIKKIMKYVPEIFDGVAFEIEIDKAVYSVLVLESPIIKRSLIRNNRLKGRDLFSELVKITESSFQVTQDIFKLDVLSILIAPYKSLPRSRYMGIQAINTNKCKLAFLSGNLPVSYVRFFMDSALPKSKINLNNSKGIWSKDASKHHREIISLNVKQKMDPYKHQNKVSKARENLLNHFTILDFLKTKSAKTPTSPAILTFNAIEKTKVELTWAHFELKVASHVEYMQLSVKAKARSHILLLYYDPLEFLISIHSCFHLGVIPIPFQIREISQLIGEIEEFTKIAKAFNVEAILVDHKVLISLKSRDISNHFQQTCIDLNMKAPKIFETTGIPISKRAKKALNLITPGELNNKGKVALISINKLEDGSIIPTQFSHSSLLAFCHEQKEFVIGNEEKPIIGGIEFSSGMGLLHTALLGVYAGVPTLLIKQENLCNNGSLLFEAIEQNSLSKVMIPLNICQKSFSTAQGCNSIVINSTLSSIIVPCYDRPISSRVNSIIEDIARIGLAPNKVKLAYSHPINPFVCWNADSSMEKMKDYFDANQLRSGLVNVREDVLRNRQPLLYGSGTSTLYNEICIVHPEEKYICQEGEIGEIWINGKHGSYCENNELNSGCELLVQETLDKKSYSRTGQLGFIHHLKKKDQNMEKVPVLYTLDFIWNTLELNGLNHSVKDIEETIELVHPNICTDGCILFQASGSVVILLEVHSQQKFASLIPIIVATALAAHEIILDCVAFVPKGTFLRRPTGEKRRADILKQWTGGDLKHMTSYLIRQDFLLNEDFVGTELIGTTDSYDYSDENLIINSSQLNLL